The following coding sequences lie in one Primulina huaijiensis isolate GDHJ02 chromosome 2, ASM1229523v2, whole genome shotgun sequence genomic window:
- the LOC140958856 gene encoding major pollen allergen Bet v 1-L-like — MTVVEFSHELKVNVSPKRMFKALIIDAHHLLPKIISHIFKSIDILEGEGGTAGCVRKTSFPDGAPFSHLTDKFEVVDNKNLLVKVVVIEGPMFGENLESLESEKSFMDSGDGGCIIKWKTKQHLKPGHTHVSEEEIKSLKELSVSFLTATEAYLVAHPDVCAQKN, encoded by the exons ATGACGGTCGTCGAATTCTCCCATGAACTCAAAGTCAATGTCTCGCCTAAGAGGATGTTCAAGGCATTGATAATCGATGCCCACCACCTCTTACCAAAAATAATCTCCCACATTTTCAAGAGCATCGACATTCTCGAAGGAGAAGGTGGCACTGCCGGATGCGTTAGGAAAACGAGTTTCCCAGATG GGGCTCCATTCTCTCACTTGACAGACAAGTTCGAAGTCGTCGACAACAAAAACCTCCTGGTGAAGGTCGTTGTCATCGAGGGACCCATGTTCGGGGAAAATTTGGAGTCGTTAGAGTCCGAAAAGAGTTTCATGGATTCTGGAGACGGAGGATGCATCATCAAGTGGAAGACAAAGCAGCACTTGAAGCCTGGCCACACCCATGTCTCAGAGGAAGAAATTAAGAGTCTAAAAGAACTTAGCGTCTCATTCCTAACCGCTACAGAGGCATACCTTGTGGCTCATCCCGACGTTTGTGcgcagaaaaattaa
- the LOC140958842 gene encoding major pollen allergen Bet v 1-D/H-like — protein sequence MTLVEFSHELKVNVSPKRMFKALIIDAHHLLPNIIPHIFKSIDILEGEGGTAGCVRKTSFPDGAPFPHLMDKFEVVDKENLLVKVVVMEGPIFGEKLEALESEKRFMDSGDGGCIIKWKTKQHLKPGHTHVSVEEIKNLKQLSVSFLSATEAYLVAHPDVCEQKN from the exons ATGACGCTCGTCGAATTCTCCCATGAACTCAAAGTCAATGTCTCCCCTAAGAGAATGTTCAAGGCCTTGATAATCGATGCCCACCACCTCTTACCAAATATTATCCCCCACATCTTCAAGAGCATCGACATTCTCGAAGGGGAAGGCGGCACTGCCGGATGCGTTAGGAAAACGAGTTTCCCAGATG GGGCTCCATTCCCTCACTTGATGGACAAGTTCGAAGTCGTCGATAAGGAAAACCTCCTGGTGAAGGTCGTCGTCATGGAAGGACCCATTTTTGGGGAAAAGTTGGAGGCGTTAGAGTCCGAAAAGAGGTTCATGGATTCCGGAGACGGAGGATGCATCATCAAGTGGAAGACAAAGCAGCACTTGAAGCCTGGTCACACCCATGTCTCAGTGGAAGAAATTAAGAATCTGAAACAACTTAGCGTCTCATTCCTCAGCGCTACGGAGGCATACCTTGTGGCTCATCCCGACGTTTGTGagcagaaaaattaa